The Candidatus Latescibacterota bacterium genomic sequence CATTTGTATCGCCAGATGGGAAGTATCTTTTCTTTACTGGTGGAGAACGAGGGAAAAGCGATATTTACTGGGTCTCTGCGACATTCATTGAAGAGTTGAGGCCGAAAGAATCGGAGTAATCAATAAGGGAATAATTCCTGTAAAGCCTCATGAATGAAACTGTTACATCAGTCCCAGCTGTTTCATCACTGTGAGCTGATCGGATACCGTCCATTGCTCTACTATCTTTCCATCGATTATGAAGGCAATATCTCTCGGAGGCCGAATAAACAGGATCTTAAATATACAGGCGGGATAACTGGAGGGGGCAGCCCTTTTTAATCGTTACGACACCTCACCGATCCAATCCACCATCACCTCGAGGGCCAGGCCGACGTTGCCTATCTGACAATGGTTTTGAGCGTGTTCTTCTTTGGTGAAAACGCGTCCGGTTACAGACTTCGCGTTGGTCAGTACATCCAGTTGCTTCTGGTGCATTTTTTTTGGGATGAAGTGGTCCTTGCGTCCGGATAGTATCAATACGTCCTGATTTACCAGTTCGGGATGGACATTCTCTTCGCATAAAGCCAATAAAGTGTCGAAAGCGTCCAGCGGCATCTCCTTTTTTGAGATGTACATCAGTTGCGCGGCGAACCACGCGTCCATCGAGGCCCCTTGCTCGATTTTCCTGAGCGTCATCCTGTTGGACCAGTCACGCAGGTGATTGAAGAAAATCATGTGTAGATCCCAGAGAAAGGGGGGCATACATTGCATATAATCGTGAGCGTGGCCGTCGGCGATCACTCTGGTTATACGCGACTCGAATGCCGCCGCCCGCAGGCAAAGCCACCCGCCCATAGATATTCCCAACAAGGTGACATCGTCCAGGGTAAAGAAATCGAGGATAGCGGCGACAGGCTTCTCCCACTCATGATCGAAGGCGAGATCGTATTCGCGACGTGCGCCTCCCTGTCCCGGCCCTTCGAATGCGATGACCTCATAACCTGCTTCAGCGAAATAGGCCATCCATGAGTAGAATTCCTCGATGAAGGAATCGAACCCGCCATGCATAACGATGGTACCCTTTTTGATATCTGATGGAACGATTTTCATCGCAGGTAAATACGTACCCTGATAAGGAACTTCGAAACGTTCTATCGAGTCATCGCGGAAAGCCCGGTCGAACAGGTCTATAAACTTATTGTACAGTTCCTTTTTCTCTACGGTTTCTTTTAGTATATAGAATTCGGCGGCGCGGTAGTAGAATGCCGCATTCATAAGTCTGTTGTCGGTTTCGGCTTCTTGGGCCAGCCGGAGCATCTCGGTTTTCCAACTCGCGAAGTCCTTGACCAGGTGTCCGGCTCGTATCATATCTTCGTACCGGACATACCCCAGCGAATGCCAGCGATTTAACTGGAAATTGAAGAGCTGTTTTCTGTGGAACTTATGGTACCCGACCGGAAGTGTGAAATCGGTTCTATCAGCATTCACTGCTTGTGCCGCCTGACAAATTCTTCCATGTCTTCCTGCTTGAGGATATCATCGATCAACCTGTGCCGGGCAACCGAATTGTGCCGCCTGGCCGCATCTGCGGAACCCTTGATATTTCCAATATACCAGCCGAGTCCGAAAAACATGGTCGTGGAGGAAAGTCCGTACTGTTCCTTGTTGATAGCATCGGAGATGGTCCAGCCGATCAGGCCATTTATCAGCAGCGATGCGACCCCCGTACTGTACCTGCCGCTGTAAATGTACCCGGCACCAGGGATGAGCGCGGACAGAAATCCTGCTACGCCTGGCTTCTTCCGGGGAAGCTTGTCGAAGCGGTCTTCATATTCAAGGAGCCGGTTCGAGGCTGGATAAAAGTCGGATTCCGGGGGGATAGCACGCATTTTTCCGAGTGAGGCATTAAGATCCGAGATCCTCGCGTAGCTGAGGCCGATGATGAACTGTGATTCGTAATAGTGCGGGTCGTCGGTATCGAGTTCATTCCATTCGAGGTTAGTGATTGCGACTGTATAACGGCCAAGAGAGTAGTAACTTTTGCTTCTGTAGAGTTCCATCTCGGATAAAGATGTCCCGTCAATTTTCAGGGCTTGCCTGTTGATCTCCACAAAAGAGATGCATTGTTCATAATCCCCGCCTTCGTAATAACACCGGCCGATCCGGCTGAATATCGCGGCCCTTCGCTTTGGGTCCGATTCACCGTGCAGCTCCCGATAGTATTCCGTGATCGCCCTGTAATACTCACCATTTTCACGGAGAAAGTCAGCGAAGCCTGTATCGGGCTCCGGCTTTTCTGATTTTTGTTCTGGTGAGCGGAATTCGGAATCGGTCGTGAGGGCAAACGTCTGTTCCTCGACTGGAAGAGGGTCGTACGAGAGCATTCTTCCATCAACCATGACCCTTGGATAGTAATGATAATCCCTTCCACAGCGGAGAAGACGTTCGCAGGATAAGGCATAAGCTTTCAATGGGGAATGACGAATGAAAGTGAGTTTCGAATATTGCGAACAGGAGGGATGCATCGGGCAATTGGACTCGCCGTTTACCGGTGATATCCATCTCTGATACAAATCAAGGACGCCGCTCGTCGCCGCGCCGTATTCTTCCTGCTTTTTTACAATCCCTGCAACGGTCGGTCCGTGCATGTCGTCCAGAGCTGAGGCCCTCGTCGTAAGGAGTCCAGATAGAACTGAAGCAACAGCAAGGATGACTGAAAAAGACCTGATACCCATATTCTGCCGGCCGCCTTTATCAATCAGCCGAATTATCTTCGTCGGTGCCTTCTTTTTGTAGATCTTTGTTATATACCTTGACTGCCTTGTGAAGGTTACCCTCCAGGGAATGGTACTTGGTGAAGCCTATTCCACCCAGAATCGTGCCGACCGCTACGAATGGTAAAAAGTAATAAGTAGTCGTGTAGCTGTCGGAGTCCTGTTCTCCCAATTCGACAACGGGCAGGGCGATGAGGGTTGCCAGGGCCGCGATCACTCCGACCACCATCAGTGCCTTTCCGCTTTTTCTTGTCTTGTAAGCTCCGTTGACCATGTCGATGGCTTCCTGGTTGTCGCCCATCGCCAATATTATATTCTGGCCGTTTTCACCGATGTCTTTTCTCTGCCCACCTTTTTCAAAGGTCTTGGTTGTCACCAGTTTTAAAACATCAGTCTGACTGTAAGTGTTCTTCTTGAAGATGATCCTTGATTCCTTCAGTGCCTTCAGGGAATCCGCCGCCGTCGAGCCGGTGTCTTTCTGGAAAACGATCTTCTTTTTGGTAGATTTATCTGATTCTTTTTCGCTGGTCTGTTGCGCGGAGAGATTTACAGAGAAAGTAAAACACATCAACAGGACAAGCGATATTATCCGCTTTATTCTGGGATTTTTATACATGTTATCTATACGTCCTAATCTGTTTTACTCAACGGTGGACAGAAATTTCGCCATTTCCGAAATAATGTCCCTGGATACATCGCCGATGGCGTTACCCATGAGCAACTCGGCATTCGTTTTTGTTTTTCCGTAATCCGCGATTTCGCTGGAGTGTTTTATTACGGTATAGCGCCAGACTTCGACATTGTCACTTTTAAGTATCCCGGTGAGTTTCACGTCGATATTCGCTGTGACGTCGACTTTTGATGCGATCATCGCGCCGATAATACCTCCGATACATGCCTGCGTGTTCTGCGCCTGTGCCTCATCAAGCATGACATGGAAACTTTCCAGGGAAGCCATGAATGAATAATCGGCATCCGCGGGAGTGGAGGTTTCTTCGACAACATTGATATTTGTAAAGAGATGTGAATTCTGAAGGGCAATCAGGAGATGGTCGTTGAATTCAGGAAGCAGGTCGTTCTTGTAATTCTTGTCACCGAGATGTGTTACGCCTGATTTCCCACCGGAACAACCGTTTTCGACCCGCCCCTTCTTTTCGATTTCAGGTCTCGAATCCACGATCGGAGTATAGTTGATAGACGCGACAGGTTCAGACACGGTGAAATCCAGATCGCTCATCTGAGAAGTGACGGCGAATTTCCTCGTGCATCCCTGAACTAAAACGCAGGCAACCAGAATGGACAAAACCACGTGCCGCTTCTTCATTCTTCCCCCTTAACTAAAAAAACCCCGACTGATTCATGAAATTTACGATTTGTTGTTAATCCACATTAAAATCACTGTGGAGAAGTGTACTCAATATAACTAAATCGTGTCAAGTGATTTTGACAGGTAGGATAAGACGGATTCAGGCGAGGAAATCATTTAACGTTCAGGATCTGCTTGCCCCTGAAATAAACCGAGGGAAGCCGGTTACCCGACTTCCCTCTTTATTTTGACCGGTGAGCCACCCTATCTGCAGCACCCGGTAGTACTCGAGCTTAAGCTCTAGTAGCCGCCACGACCGAATCCGCCGCCACGACCGCCGCCACCGCCGCCACCGCCGCGGTTATCGTTGCGAGGACGAGCCTGGTTGACTTTGAGCGTACGACCCATGAAATCTTTGTCATTCAGGTTGTCGATAGCTGCCTGGGCCTCGGTGTCGTTTGACATCTCGATAAAACCGAATCCCTTCGGACGACCAGTGTCCCTGTCCGTAATGATGGATACGGTATCAACCGTTCCGTGTTCTTCAAAAGCTTTCCTGATATCGCTTTCGCTAGTATCGAAAGACATATTTCCAACATAAATCTTCATCAGAGCCTCCTGTAGGCCTCAAACGTAAAAAAGCACATACAGACATATTTTCGGAAAACCAACAAGTCCCCTAATAGAGATGATCAACTAGATAGGTGTCGTTCATCGTCTTTTTCGGCCAAACGGACTAACTCAAATTCCGAATTCATCTGCTTCGCCAAGAATATATACCTATTCTTAACAAAAACAACCCTAAAATTCAGTTTTTTCAACTATTTGCGATTTCGAAATATCCCCACAACACTGGCAATAATCAGAATCGCGCCGATCCACGATCCAGGCAGGGGCTTTGAACGCATCAATTCAGACAATTCAAAAAAAGCTTGCTAAACCAATAATTGTATAATACAATAATAGCATGTTACAATATCATGTCATTCTTCAGGGGGCAGCATTATGACACAAGTGAAGGTGGATTATAGTGAATTCTCCCTGTTTGTATCACTACTGGTCAAAAAATTGAGTCTGCTGAACAGAGACCATAAATCCTGTTATGGCCTGACGATGTCCCAGTGTTTCACAATCGAGGCCCTTGCTGAAAACGGCAAGCTGTCAATGAATAAACTGAGCCATGAGCTGGGTGTCACCGTAAGTACCATGACCAGGATCATTGATGTACTTCTGCGTGATGGAAATGTCAACAGGCGAGATAATCCGGATGACAGGCGTCAAGTCTGTATTGAACTCACCTCCTCAGGCAGAAACCTAGCTGTGAAACTGAGGCAATGCTCAGACCACTACGCAAGGGATATACTGGATCAGATACCAGAAAAGGAAAAGAATGGAGTAATCAAGTCTTTGAAAATGCTTGTCAAGGCATTGGAGTCTGCGAACAAGAAATGTTGCTAGGTGTTCCGGAAGAATTATCAATATAGAAAGAGAAATGAAGAAAAAATATATAACTGGTTCAATTGAGACGAAGGGTGGAGAGATCCCGACAGTCTCAACTTCGATTGACAGGATGGATAAATGGGGAGCATTCAAAGCAAGGTGTTCAATCGGTCGTATGCGCTATACGATTAGGCCGGGCCTGTATGCAGCCGGAAATCCTGATCAGGATTCGATCGTCCTGGTCTCAGCAAACTACAAGTTGAGTTTTGACGTGCTTCGAAGTTCTCTTCATGGAATCGATGCATGGATATTAGTGTTGGATACTAAAGGTATCAACGTATGGTGTGCCGCAGGCAAAGGAACGTTCGGAACAGATGAGATAGTCAATCGCATTGAGCAGACGAGGCTGAAAGAGATAATAGGTCATCGCAAACTTATTGTTCCACAACTTGGAGCACCCGGGGTGGCCGCTCATGAAGTTAAGAAACACTCGGGATTCACGGTGATATACGGTCCTGTGCGAGCGTCTGATATACTATCTTTTCTTGAAAACGGAATGGTTGCGACAGCTGAAATGCGAAAGGTGAACTTCTCAATGCGTGACAGGTCGGTTCTGGTACCTGTGGAATTTGTAATGGGATTCAAACATCTGGTTCTGGCCTCTGTTGTCTTTTTCCTTTTAGCCGGTTTGCATAAAGGGGGATATTCCACCCAGGTTGCTCTAACGGCAGGTAGTCGATCGACCCTGATACTGCTTCTTGCGTTCCTGACGGGAACGATAATGGTGCCGATGCTCCTTCCCTGGCTGCCGGGCAGGAGTTTTTCCCTGAAAGGACTGATCGCCGGTCTTATACTGATTGTTGTCCTGGGTGTCTCAGGGTTTGCGGAATCAAATATTATTGAATCGCTTGCCTGGATACTGATAGTCACTGCAATATCTTCTTTCACTGCTATGAATTTCACGGGGGCTTCGACCTACACATCTCTGTCTGGTGTGAAGAAGGAAATGCGGATTGCGGTTCCTTTACAGATCACTGCATCGTTGACAGGAGTGACACTATGGATAATAGGAAGATTTGTCTGAAAGGTATGGGACAATGGCCTCAATGAAGTATCTGAGAAATGTCGCTACACTGAAGTTGGATGCCGAGAGATGTATTGGCTGTGGGGTGTGCTCGACTGTCTGTCCACATGCGGTTTTTGATATCATTGGGAAAAAAGCGAGGATAGTCGACAAGGATTCATGCATGGAATGCGGTGCATGTGCCAGGAACTGTCCCGCATGCGCGATCACTGTCAAATCCGGAGTCGGTTGTGCGGCTGGCATTATAGCCGGCATGCTCAGGGGTACAGAGCCGGCATGTGATGAAGGATGTTGTGGATAGGACAGGGACTGCTGCAGTGTCCTGGCGGCTGACTGGATTATTTGCGATTTCGAAATATCCCTACAACACTGGCGATGATCAATAATGCTCCGGTCATGGTCCATCCGGTGACGCTTTCCCTGAGGATCAGCCAGCCGAGAAAGACCGCGATCACCGGGTTTACATAGGCATAGGTCATGACGACCTGGTAGGGGAGAAGCCTCAGGGTCGTAAGGTAGGAAGTAAAACAGATCACCGAGCTGAACAGGACGAGGTATCCCCAGGCCATCCATGCTTCGCCCGTGGGAGTGGGCAGGGGTTCGCGCCGGAGCAGGGCGATGGCCAGTAGTCCGACCCCGCCCAGTAGCTGTTGCCAACCTGACATGGCCCGGTCACTGAGGTCGAGTTTCCTCCTCTGCAGCCAGATAGAACCAGCGGCCCAGGAAAGGGGGGCGAAGAGAAGAGCGGCGACGGCCAGGATGTCCGCTGTGTTTCCCAGTCTCAGAACGGGCCAGGACAGGACGCCGACTCCGAGGAATCCAAGAAATACAGAGCCTGTCATCCGCCAGCCGGGGAAACGCCGGTCGACGACACAGACCATGCACTCGGCCCATATCGGCATCGATGCCACGAGCAGGGCCGCCAGCCCGGACGAGACACGAGTCTCCCCCCAGTTGACCAGCCCGTTGCCTCCGAGCCAGAGCAAAATGCCGCTACCGGCGAGTATTCCAAATTCCGGGAGAGAAAGCCGGATCCTCTCTCGGCGCAGCCGGGCCCATATCAGCAATATTGCCGATGCTGCCATGACCCGTACAAATGCCATTGTAAATGGAGGGAATCCCGATCCTTCCCTGACAGCTACACGTATTGCCAGGTAGGTGGATCCCCAGACCAGATATACTATCGATAGATGAGCAAGTCCGGCCCTATCGAGTGTTTTTCTGTCGACCATTCCAGTTCCCGTCAGTCGCTTGCCATTATGAACAACGGTTTGGCCTCGAAGCTCTTGTAGTGTGGCCGTAACCTGTCCGTGTTGTAATACTGGCCTACGTCGACCACTTTCTTGTAGCTCGTCACGATCTCGATCGGTACGTTGTCATAGCGGCCGTTCTTCAGGGCGACGAGTCGTCCAGAGACCCCCTCGAGTATGAGATTCAGGGCCAGGTTGCCGTAGGCCATCGGGACGATGGAGTCGATAGCGTCGGGATCTCCGCATCGGACCAGGTACCCGAGCTTCTGGTTGATGACGTTGATCTTGCGTCCGTTATTGAAATGCGGAGAGATAGTCTTCAACTCTTTGGAAATATATTCAGCATTCCCGCCGAGCTTCTTGTGCCCGTACGCGTCCTTTTCCTGTTCGGAGAATGTCATGTCGCCGCCCTCATGCTTTGCGCCTTCGGAGACGAGTACGACAGAATAATTGCTGGGGCTTGTGACCCAGTCTTCTACCAGCAGTTCGCACAGACGCTCCATATTGAAAGGATGCTCGGGAATGACGCAACGGTTGGCTGCACCAGCCATCGTCGGTAGCAGCGCCGTGAATCCGGCGTATCTGCCGAAGACCTCGATCACCAGGAACCTCTCGTGCGATCCGGCGGACGTCCGGAGGCTGTTAGTCATCTGGATCGTCCTGGTGACACAGGTACTGAACCCTATGCAGTAATCTGTTCCGGGAACGTCGTTGTCCATTGTCTTGGGAATGGCTATTATTTTTACGCCTTCATTATGCAGCCTTACTCCATAACTGAGTGTGTCGTCTCCGCCGATCGGGATAAGGTAGTCGATTCCCATATGATCGATGTTCTTGAGGACTTCCGGTGTAAGGTCGTTCATGTCGTCGGAATATCTGTCTTTCAGGTGCGCGGGTACATCAATCGCGGGGACATGGCTGGGGCGGGTCCTCGAGCTGTGAAGGAAGGTGCCTCCGGTCCGACCGATCCGGTTTACCATATTTTCAGTCAGGATCTCATAGTTTCTGCTGTTGTCGGCATCTTTGTCTCGTATGATCTCGATCATGCCGGCCCAGCCGCGGCGGATGCCGACGACTTCGTAGCCTTCACGGATCGCCCTGATGGTGACGCTCCTGATCGCCGGGTTGAGTCCCGGCACGTCTCCTCCTCCGGTGAGGATTGCGATTCGACCTTTTTTTGTCCTGATATTGCTCATAGGTTCTTCTCCATGATCTTTAAAGCCCGGCCGGACACAATGCAAATTCACGACCGGTCGTATGCGGTGGCCTCAACGGCATCGGAATCCCGGAGAATCGTGGATGTCCGGAAGGTTGTGGGCATAAATGTGCGAGCTGAGAAAAGGCGATGGCCTATTTAGCTTTTTTCTCTTTTCTTTTTTCCTTCAGCGATTTTGCCGGTTTCTTTTTGGTCTCTTTTTTTGTGTTTCTTTCTTTCCCCATGATCTCACCTCTCAATCTTTCATCAACAGGGTGTATCTCAAATCCTTTACAGATGCCAGGATTATAATCCAAGCGGCCTCATTCCATCAATCAGATATTTTTCGGTAAATGATGATTTTACATTCTTTCCAGCATGGATACTCTTGCCAGACAGGTAGAAAAGCGGCATTATCATCCCATGTCCCTGGAGACATGGGCTTTAGTCGTAAAATGGAGGATTCCGATGAAATTCGAGGCGCTTGACTTCTTCGAAATAGAAAAATCGTTCAATGAGGAAGAGGTCCTGGTCCGTGATACCGCACGAAAATTTGTGGACAGGGAGATCATCCCTGGAATCGCAGAGCAATGGGAGGCAGGAGAATTTTCTCTCGATCTCGTGCAGAAGATGGGAGAACTCGGGTTTCTAGGTCCTTTCATCCCTGTCGAATACGGTGGGGCGGGATGCTCCTATACGATATATGGCCTTATCTGCCAGGAGATGGAACGTGGGGACTCGGGGGTCAGATCGTTCTGCTCGGTCCAGGGAAGTCTCGTTATGTATCCGATCTGGAAATTCGGTTCAGAAGAACAGAAGAAAAGATATCTGCCCGAACTTGCGGCCGGGAAGATCATAGGGTGTTTCGGACTCACCGAACCGGATGCGGGGTCCGATCCGCGTTCGATGATGACCAGCGCGAAGAAAGACGGGAGCGGGTGGATACTGAATGGCGCCAAGATGTGGATCACAAACGGTTCGATAGCCGATATCGCTGTCGTGTGGGCAAAGGACGAAGAGGGAATCATCCGCGGGTTCATCGTTCACAGAGATGACGAGGGTTTTTCTGCTCCGGAACAGAAACACAAGGTCTCACTGCGCTCATCAGTCACTTCAGAGCTTGTCCTGGAAGATGTACGTATTCCAGCGGACAGGGAGTTGCCCGGGACCGAAGACTTGAAAAGTCCCCTCATGTGTCTGACCTCGGCGCGTTACGGGATCGCCTGGGGAGCGGTAGGCGTCCTTCAGTCGGTATTCGACGAAGCCCTGCAGTACAGCCGGGAGAGGATACAGTTCGGTAGGCCGACCGCTTCTTTCCAGATGACCCAGGCCAAACTGGTTGAGATGGCGACCGATCTGACCAATGCCCAGATGATGGCGTATCATCTCGGCAGGCTCGCAGACAGTGGAGCCATGAAGCATTATCACGTATCGATGACGAAGAGGCACAATGTCAATGTAGCGCTCGAAGCAGCCAGGAAGGCTCGCGGCATGCTCGGCGCGAACGGGATAACCCTCGAATACCAGGCTATACGTCATATGTGCAACATGGAGTCTGTCCATACATATGAGGGTACGTTCGAGATACACACGCTGATCCTTGGCGAGTATTTCACAGGCCTGTCGGCGTTCGGAAACGAGTAGAAAATGAAATATCAGCGAGATTGTGCTTATTCCTGACAAAGTATCATGCTAATGTAGGCTCATGTGGAAATATCTGCGATCTGTTCTGGCTCTTGATGGCCTTTCAAGGAAAAGCCAGACGCTTGTATATATGATGGTTGGTGTGGCTATAGGCATGGCGGCGGTCGTCTTCAGGGTGGCCAACGCCGTTTCGTATATCAATGAGGAGCCGGAGACCTGCGCCAACTGTCATGTCATGACCGATGTATACGCCAGCTGGCAGAGGGGAAGCCATGGCTCTGTGGCCGTCTGCACCGACTGTCATCTTCCACATGAGAATATTATCTCGAAAACAGCTTTCAAGGGAACAGACGGTCTGAGGCATTCCTATGTCTTCACCGCCGGCATCGATCCACAGGTAATGGAGTTATCCAGGGGTGCCATTCCGGTTATTCAGAAGAATTGCATCCGTTGTCATTCGTCACAATTCGCCATGGTAAAGCTTGCGTCATCCGGAGAGCGGAGATGCTGGGATTGTCATGATAATGTTCATAACAGCGTAAGAAGCCAGGCCTCGTCTCCAACGGTGCTCAGGCCGGTGATGCCTCCCGCAGGGTGGGATCTGCCGGAGAGCTGGAAGTCGCAGGACAGGTAAAGAAAACGGTATCAGGAAAGGATAAGATATGAGCGGACCGGGAAAAACGGGACTTCCCCGCTGGGCGGGTGGAGTCATCGTCGCACTATTCGCTGTAGTCGTATTTTTACTGGGCATGTTCGCCGTATCGATAATGGAGCATCGGTGGGAAGCTCAGCGGCCGGCTATCGCGTTACAGCCGGTCGATGAGTGGGAGACAGACAATGCCGTTTATGGAGAGAATTATCCGAGGGAATATGATGGGTACCTCAAAACGAAGATAGACGACACGAGGACTATGTATGGAGGGGCCTATCCAAGGGATTATCTGGAGGAGGACCCCTACCAGGTGATCCTCTTTGCTGGATATGGTTTCAGCCAGGAATACCGGCAGGCGAGGGGGCATTATCACGCGATCGAGGATGTGACCGAGACGAAAAGGATAAAGAAGCCGGTCAACCCTGCTACCTGTTGGACCTGCAAGAGTCCCGACGTTCCAAGGCTGATGGCGGAGATGGGTACGAAGGAGTTCTACGGCTCCAATTTTCATGACCTCGCCGATGAGATAGTCAACCCGATCGGATGCCGGGACTGTCATGACCCTGAATCGATGAAACTGGTGATAACGAGGCCGGCGCTGAGAGAGGCCTATGCTGCCCGTGGTAGGGATATAGATGAGGTTACCCATCAGGAGATGCGTTCCCTGGTATGTGCCCAGTGTCATGTGGAGTACTATTTCCTCAATGATCCTGCAGAGGGAAAGAAAGATTACCTGACATTGCCATGGGTCAAGGGGACATCTGTGGACGAGATGATAGCCTACTATGACGAATATGGATTCTCCGATTATATTCACCCGATCTCGGGTACGCCGATCATCAAGTCGCAGCACCCGGACTACGAAGTCTTTTCGACGGGGATCCACGCGTATAGAAACGTTGCCTGCGCCGACTGCCATATGGCGTATGTGGCGGAGGGAGGCATGAAAGTCTCGGATCACCATGTTCAAAGCCCGTTGCTTAACATTTCGAACAGTTGCGCGGTCTGTCACCGGTGGACCGAGGATGAGATCAGGAGCCGTATCGAATCTATACAGACCATGTGCTACACCGCGAGAATGGCAGCCGAGGAGGCTCTGGTGAAAGCACATTTTGATGTGGGGGCGGCGGCTCAATCCGGAGCTAGCGGGCAGGAACTCAGCGCTATCAGGACCACCTTGCGCCATGCGCAGTTCAAATGGGACTATATCGCTTCGAATAACGGGATGGGGTTCCATTCACCGCAGGAGTATCTCAGAATAGCGGGGGAATCCAGATCGCAGGCTCTGGAGGTCAGGCTGTTCGCAGCCAGGCTCCTTGTCGAGAAAGGGTATGCCGATACACCCGTCTATCCCGATATCTCGACGAGAGAGAAGGCATGGAAGGTGGCGAGTGCCTTTGTAAATGGAAAAGGTGCGAATCTGCTGTCGAGACATTGATGCCTCTGGACATGCCCGGTCGTTTGAATATCGGCGAAACGCGGTCCGTGAAGCGTTTATTCCTTCAACCAGTTCTTTGCGGCACGACCGGTCTTAAACAACTCGATCTCTATCGTATGACCGGAGGTCGATTTGTAATGGTTGACCGTAATTATTCCTAACGCGCTTTCGGGTATCACAAAGGCTTCTTTTGTCAGCCCTGCCTTGGCGAATTGTGGAAGAATCTCGTCAATC encodes the following:
- a CDS encoding ammonia-forming cytochrome c nitrite reductase subunit c552, which encodes MSGPGKTGLPRWAGGVIVALFAVVVFLLGMFAVSIMEHRWEAQRPAIALQPVDEWETDNAVYGENYPREYDGYLKTKIDDTRTMYGGAYPRDYLEEDPYQVILFAGYGFSQEYRQARGHYHAIEDVTETKRIKKPVNPATCWTCKSPDVPRLMAEMGTKEFYGSNFHDLADEIVNPIGCRDCHDPESMKLVITRPALREAYAARGRDIDEVTHQEMRSLVCAQCHVEYYFLNDPAEGKKDYLTLPWVKGTSVDEMIAYYDEYGFSDYIHPISGTPIIKSQHPDYEVFSTGIHAYRNVACADCHMAYVAEGGMKVSDHHVQSPLLNISNSCAVCHRWTEDEIRSRIESIQTMCYTARMAAEEALVKAHFDVGAAAQSGASGQELSAIRTTLRHAQFKWDYIASNNGMGFHSPQEYLRIAGESRSQALEVRLFAARLLVEKGYADTPVYPDISTREKAWKVASAFVNGKGANLLSRH